One bacterium genomic window carries:
- a CDS encoding nitroreductase family protein: MDQPDETVPAFADSVEWALSTTRSVRRRLDWERPVDRGLIDACINVAVQAPTGANLEAWRFLVLDEPEPKAALAALYRRAMESYAALRPDSSGPKPRARELADRLETTPALILVCAEGAPPMETNAMRVAFYGSVLPAAWSLMVALRARGIGSTWTTLHLVHEAEAAQALGIPEGVTQTVLLPIGHMAGANLRPANRRPANQVTYWNRWGREDSSG; the protein is encoded by the coding sequence ATGGATCAACCCGACGAGACCGTCCCTGCCTTCGCCGACTCGGTAGAGTGGGCCCTCTCGACGACCCGAAGCGTCCGGCGGCGCCTCGATTGGGAGCGACCGGTCGACCGGGGCCTGATCGATGCTTGTATCAACGTCGCGGTGCAGGCCCCCACCGGCGCCAACCTCGAGGCATGGCGTTTCCTCGTCCTCGACGAGCCGGAACCGAAGGCGGCGCTGGCTGCGCTCTACCGCAGGGCGATGGAAAGCTATGCAGCCCTTCGACCCGATTCGAGTGGTCCGAAGCCCCGCGCCAGGGAATTGGCCGACCGCCTCGAGACGACCCCTGCATTGATCCTGGTCTGTGCCGAAGGCGCCCCGCCGATGGAAACGAATGCCATGCGGGTCGCGTTCTACGGTTCGGTACTGCCGGCCGCGTGGTCCCTGATGGTGGCCCTCCGGGCTCGCGGGATCGGAAGCACCTGGACCACGCTCCACCTCGTCCACGAAGCCGAGGCTGCCCAGGCCCTCGGCATTCCCGAAGGTGTGACCCAGACCGTGCTTCTCCCCATCGGCCACATGGCGGGGGCCAATCTCCGCCCTGCCAATCGCCGCCCGGCAAATCAGGTCACGTATTGGAATCGCTGGGGAAGAGAAGACAGCTCGGGTTAG
- a CDS encoding MFS transporter — translation MEGGFVGVIADKTFHVHPAALALISAAPMFGNLSSVLWARFAEGRRKVPLLVGMNVLLLALVASVAWVPAGALGGWLLIAALVASRLVIGGVVTVRSVIWTVNYPAEVRARVTSRLTVISSLVLIATSLAGGLILDRDPNAFRLIYAGAALLILPGVLAFARVELTGEETRGSVAIGAESRREDAGPLAALRILRTDPTFARYLAWQFLLGVSNMMTEPIVLYVVSRQLAASYTVSIGLLTVIPMALAIVTIPLWAGYIDRVHITEFRSHHSWLWAVSQALTGVGAITGSLAWIAVGRTMLGIARGGGILAWQLGHNDFAHPERAGLYMGLHATLTGLRGAIAPFLGMGLFLGVAGWDGMGGFALVACALASGTATLGFRSLHRGLAHRAG, via the coding sequence ATGGAGGGCGGCTTCGTCGGGGTGATCGCCGACAAGACCTTCCACGTTCATCCCGCGGCCCTGGCACTGATCAGCGCCGCACCGATGTTCGGGAATCTGTCGAGCGTGCTGTGGGCGCGTTTCGCGGAGGGCCGGCGCAAGGTTCCGCTCCTGGTCGGGATGAACGTCCTGCTGCTGGCATTGGTGGCCTCGGTGGCATGGGTGCCCGCGGGTGCACTCGGGGGTTGGCTGCTGATTGCTGCCCTGGTTGCGAGCCGCCTCGTGATTGGCGGCGTGGTGACGGTTCGCAGCGTCATCTGGACGGTCAACTATCCAGCGGAAGTGCGCGCCCGGGTGACCTCGCGTCTGACCGTGATCTCCAGTCTGGTGCTGATCGCCACGTCGCTCGCCGGCGGACTGATTCTCGATCGCGATCCGAACGCGTTCCGGCTGATCTACGCCGGTGCCGCGCTTCTGATCCTCCCCGGTGTGCTGGCCTTTGCGCGAGTGGAGTTGACTGGGGAGGAGACCCGTGGCTCGGTCGCGATCGGCGCGGAGAGCCGAAGAGAGGATGCCGGCCCACTAGCCGCGCTGCGCATCCTACGCACCGATCCGACCTTCGCACGCTACCTCGCCTGGCAATTCCTGTTGGGCGTTTCGAACATGATGACAGAGCCCATCGTGCTCTACGTGGTCTCGCGCCAACTCGCGGCGAGCTACACCGTGAGTATTGGCCTGCTGACCGTCATCCCGATGGCGTTGGCGATCGTGACGATTCCCCTCTGGGCCGGATACATCGATCGCGTCCACATTACCGAGTTCCGATCTCATCACAGCTGGTTGTGGGCCGTTTCCCAGGCACTCACCGGTGTGGGTGCGATCACCGGATCGCTTGCATGGATCGCGGTCGGCAGGACGATGCTAGGCATCGCCCGCGGCGGGGGAATCCTGGCCTGGCAGCTCGGACACAACGATTTCGCCCATCCGGAGCGGGCCGGTCTCTACATGGGCCTGCATGCAACGCTGACGGGCCTGCGCGGCGCCATCGCGCCGTTTCTCGGCATGGGGCTCTTCCTGGGTGTGGCCGGCTGGGATGGAATGGGAGGTTTCGCGCTCGTGGCTTGTGCTCTGGCCAGCGGAACCGCGACTCTGGGCTTCAGAAGCCTTCATCGCGGGCTCGCACACCGCGCGGGGTAG
- a CDS encoding efflux RND transporter permease subunit yields MNRAIAWFAENHVAANLLMALLVVGGMITIPTIGQEMVPDVDLDIVTISVVYPGASPDEVEEAIAIRIEEALDGLPGIKRVRSTASEGMASVVVEMRAGEDLSRRLADVRARVDAIEGFPDEAKSPIVKQAEIGRIVLAIAVSGAVDERTLKHAAEQVRDELTALPEISQVSVASVRPYEIKIEVSEEALQRFGVSFDDVANAVRRSSIDQPGGSVRAAGGEILLRAKGKATEGTAFEQIALVSRRDGTRLKVGDVATVTDGFAETDQYSTFDGEPAAMVQVYQVGDEKMLDVSNAVKRYVAGSKTDLPPGIFVTIWMNAGDFLDDRLGSMFRNARSGFLLVVAVLAIFLRLRLALWVSLGIPIAFLGALAILPSLDQTINWISLLGFIVVLGIVVDDAIVVGENTYTEQLRTGNKLTGAIRGAQGIAVPVFFGVFTTIAAFAPMLFIPGSMGKLTSVLPTVVIACLLFSLVEAMFVLPAHLGHGKSRPSDEPTHRVSRGWRAFQDRVAQGLETMIEHRYRPALEWCLEWRYLTIAVALSLLLFSVGLLAGGWLRFTFQEPVEGDVISATLTMAPGTPVEETARAIEHLQATAREIQAEADAETAGGGESIFVHMKTTVGEQPSSRHSGPLPNLAAGGSAANLGEVQVELMGPETRAVGTNEMQRRWRERVGTIAGAEELGFRNSLISAGMPIELELRGNDLESLRQAASDLKGRLSAYPGVFDISDSFRGGKQELQFSVLPSAEALGVSLQDVGRQVRQAFHGEEAQRLQRGRDEVKVMVRYPAERRRSLGDVEAMRIRTREGDEVPFTSVAAAELGRGFSAIRRVDRQRIVTVSADVDVAVANANEIVGELEEQVLPELLAGYPGVHHSFEGEQAEQRIFMSAMLRGQVLAFLVIYALLAVPLRSYIQPLIIMTAIPFGLVGAIAGHMLLGYDFSMYSIIGFVALSGVVVNASLVLVDHMNRLRSQGARLAEAVRDAGRARLRAIMLTSLTTFVGLSPMMLERGMSARFMIPMAIALGFGVIFASLITLFFVPCAHLVVEDVALLLRGRRDNRGPARVRRAAREAAAEGSAETLGEGDAPAEG; encoded by the coding sequence GTGAACCGCGCGATCGCGTGGTTCGCCGAGAACCACGTTGCCGCGAACCTCCTGATGGCATTGCTGGTGGTTGGCGGGATGATCACGATTCCGACCATCGGGCAGGAGATGGTTCCGGATGTCGATCTCGACATCGTCACGATCAGCGTCGTCTACCCGGGCGCTTCGCCCGACGAGGTGGAGGAAGCAATCGCGATCCGGATCGAGGAAGCCCTGGATGGGCTTCCCGGCATCAAACGCGTGCGATCGACTGCTTCCGAAGGCATGGCCTCGGTCGTCGTCGAGATGCGCGCGGGCGAGGATCTCAGCCGCAGGCTCGCCGACGTTCGCGCTCGGGTCGATGCCATCGAGGGATTTCCCGACGAAGCGAAGAGCCCGATCGTCAAACAGGCCGAAATCGGCCGCATCGTGCTCGCGATTGCGGTCTCCGGCGCCGTCGATGAGCGCACACTGAAGCATGCCGCTGAGCAGGTGCGGGATGAGCTAACGGCACTGCCCGAGATCAGCCAGGTCTCCGTGGCATCTGTCCGCCCCTACGAGATCAAGATCGAGGTGTCGGAAGAAGCGCTCCAACGCTTCGGCGTGAGCTTCGACGATGTGGCGAATGCCGTGCGCCGATCGTCGATCGATCAGCCGGGAGGCTCGGTCCGCGCTGCGGGTGGGGAGATCCTGCTGCGCGCCAAGGGAAAGGCCACGGAGGGGACGGCGTTCGAGCAGATCGCGTTGGTTTCCCGCCGCGATGGAACCCGCCTCAAGGTTGGCGACGTCGCAACGGTGACGGACGGCTTCGCAGAGACCGACCAGTACTCGACGTTCGACGGTGAGCCTGCGGCGATGGTGCAGGTCTACCAGGTTGGCGATGAGAAGATGCTCGACGTTTCCAACGCCGTGAAGCGATACGTCGCAGGATCGAAGACGGACCTTCCCCCTGGGATCTTCGTAACGATCTGGATGAATGCCGGGGATTTCCTCGACGATCGCCTGGGCAGCATGTTCCGCAACGCCCGCAGCGGATTCTTGTTGGTCGTGGCCGTACTCGCGATCTTCCTGCGCCTTCGGCTCGCGCTCTGGGTGAGCCTCGGCATTCCGATCGCTTTTCTCGGAGCCTTGGCGATCCTTCCGAGCCTCGACCAGACGATCAATTGGATCTCGCTGCTGGGCTTCATCGTCGTGCTCGGGATCGTCGTGGACGACGCCATCGTGGTGGGCGAGAACACCTATACCGAGCAGCTCCGCACGGGAAACAAGCTCACGGGTGCGATTCGAGGTGCCCAGGGAATCGCTGTTCCGGTCTTTTTTGGAGTGTTCACGACCATCGCTGCGTTCGCACCGATGCTCTTCATCCCGGGTTCGATGGGCAAGCTCACCTCTGTTCTTCCGACGGTCGTGATCGCGTGCCTGCTCTTCTCCCTGGTCGAGGCCATGTTCGTTCTCCCGGCACATCTGGGGCATGGGAAGAGCCGGCCGAGCGATGAACCGACCCATCGGGTGTCCCGCGGTTGGCGCGCGTTCCAGGATCGCGTGGCCCAGGGGCTCGAGACGATGATCGAGCATCGCTATCGGCCCGCCCTCGAGTGGTGTCTGGAGTGGCGATACCTGACGATCGCGGTGGCGCTTTCGCTGTTGCTGTTCAGCGTGGGCCTCCTGGCAGGAGGCTGGCTGCGTTTCACCTTCCAGGAGCCGGTCGAGGGAGATGTGATCAGCGCGACCCTGACCATGGCACCGGGCACGCCAGTGGAGGAAACCGCCCGCGCCATCGAGCACCTGCAAGCCACTGCCAGGGAAATCCAGGCTGAGGCCGATGCGGAGACGGCTGGCGGGGGCGAAAGCATCTTTGTCCACATGAAGACGACCGTGGGCGAACAGCCGTCCTCCCGCCACTCCGGTCCTCTGCCGAATCTCGCCGCTGGCGGCAGCGCAGCCAACCTGGGTGAGGTGCAGGTCGAGTTGATGGGTCCCGAGACCCGGGCTGTTGGTACGAACGAGATGCAGCGGCGCTGGCGTGAGCGGGTCGGAACCATCGCCGGTGCCGAAGAGCTGGGCTTCCGCAACAGTCTCATTTCGGCTGGAATGCCGATCGAACTCGAGCTTCGTGGCAACGATCTGGAAAGTTTGAGGCAAGCCGCCAGCGATCTGAAGGGGCGCCTTTCTGCCTATCCGGGAGTGTTCGACATTTCCGATTCGTTTCGGGGCGGCAAGCAGGAGCTTCAGTTCAGTGTTCTTCCCTCGGCGGAGGCTCTTGGCGTTTCGCTCCAGGATGTCGGCCGCCAGGTTCGCCAGGCGTTTCACGGCGAGGAAGCCCAGCGTCTCCAGCGCGGGCGAGACGAAGTGAAGGTCATGGTGCGGTACCCGGCCGAGCGCCGACGTTCGCTGGGGGATGTGGAGGCCATGCGCATCCGCACCCGGGAAGGTGACGAAGTCCCATTCACGTCGGTGGCCGCTGCGGAGCTTGGAAGAGGCTTCTCGGCCATTCGGCGTGTGGATCGTCAACGCATCGTAACGGTCTCCGCCGACGTGGATGTCGCTGTGGCCAACGCAAACGAGATCGTCGGCGAACTCGAGGAGCAGGTTCTCCCCGAGCTGCTGGCAGGCTACCCGGGCGTGCATCACTCCTTCGAGGGAGAGCAGGCCGAGCAGCGGATCTTCATGTCGGCCATGTTGCGTGGCCAGGTGCTCGCCTTCCTGGTGATCTACGCACTGCTCGCCGTTCCGCTGCGTTCCTACATCCAGCCGCTCATCATCATGACCGCCATTCCCTTCGGCCTGGTCGGCGCCATCGCAGGCCACATGCTGCTCGGGTACGACTTCAGCATGTACTCGATCATCGGCTTCGTGGCGCTTTCAGGTGTGGTCGTGAACGCAAGCCTCGTTCTCGTCGACCACATGAATCGCTTGCGCAGCCAGGGCGCGCGGCTGGCCGAGGCCGTTCGCGACGCCGGGCGAGCCCGCCTGCGAGCGATCATGCTGACCTCACTCACCACCTTCGTCGGTCTCTCCCCGATGATGCTCGAGCGCGGCATGTCTGCACGCTTCATGATCCCGATGGCCATCGCGCTCGGCTTCGGTGTGATCTTCGCCAGCTTGATCACACTCTTCTTCGTGCCCTGCGCGCATCTGGTCGTCGAAGACGTGGCCCTGCTTCTTCGCGGCCGTAGAGACAACCGCGGCCCTGCGCGTGTGCGACGGGCAGCACGGGAGGCTGCGGCGGAGGGTTCGGCCGAAACCCTCGGAGAGGGTGACGCTCCGGCTGAGGGCTGA
- a CDS encoding efflux RND transporter periplasmic adaptor subunit, which yields MPRTLRKIGPKALAPVLVLCAGLLATTGLVAIEPRDEPREIAERLQTVAVTIAEAQPVQLHVRAQGTVEPRLETQLVVEVAGRVVWISQALEAGGTFVAGDPLLRIDPRDFENALERARAGVERAVSEHRLAKATEARRKTLHDVGATSPASLDEAESRAGVAAATLREARAALAVAELDLERTEVRAPFDGTIRVPALSVGMFASRGTGAARIYSSHAVEVRLPIPSEELAFIDLGEPGTDQAPHVTLTGHFAGSKQRWEGRLVRTEGALDSRTRMVVAVARIDLDPSGETPQLPVGLFVEAEIEGRRVESVFDLPRAALRGEDQLLLVDAESSTVHLRQVEVLRAIGDRILVGEGLEEGEQVATRALAMLVEGMEVRSEPMRTEPGS from the coding sequence ATGCCGCGGACCCTCCGAAAGATCGGGCCGAAAGCCCTGGCCCCCGTACTGGTGCTCTGCGCTGGCCTTCTTGCAACGACCGGCCTGGTCGCCATCGAGCCCCGAGATGAGCCCCGCGAGATTGCCGAACGGTTGCAGACCGTGGCCGTCACGATCGCAGAGGCGCAACCGGTGCAACTTCATGTTCGTGCGCAGGGCACGGTCGAACCGCGGCTCGAGACGCAGTTGGTCGTAGAGGTTGCGGGCCGCGTCGTCTGGATTTCCCAGGCCCTGGAGGCAGGGGGAACGTTCGTCGCCGGCGACCCTCTTCTTCGAATCGATCCTCGCGATTTCGAGAACGCACTGGAGCGGGCGCGCGCGGGTGTCGAGAGAGCCGTCAGTGAGCACCGGTTGGCCAAGGCCACCGAGGCCCGACGGAAGACGCTGCACGACGTCGGAGCGACGAGCCCTGCTTCCCTCGATGAAGCGGAGAGCCGTGCCGGCGTGGCCGCAGCGACCCTGCGAGAAGCACGCGCTGCACTGGCCGTGGCCGAACTCGACCTGGAGCGCACCGAAGTGCGTGCGCCCTTCGACGGCACGATACGAGTCCCGGCTCTCTCCGTCGGAATGTTCGCATCCCGCGGCACCGGAGCCGCTCGTATCTACTCCAGCCACGCGGTCGAAGTTCGTCTACCGATCCCCAGCGAAGAGCTGGCGTTCATCGATCTCGGTGAGCCGGGCACGGACCAGGCTCCGCACGTGACCCTCACCGGTCATTTCGCGGGCAGCAAGCAACGCTGGGAGGGCCGCCTGGTTCGGACGGAAGGAGCGCTCGATTCCCGAACGCGCATGGTCGTGGCCGTTGCCCGGATCGACCTGGATCCGAGTGGAGAGACGCCGCAGCTTCCGGTGGGTCTCTTCGTCGAAGCCGAGATCGAAGGGCGTCGCGTGGAGTCCGTCTTCGATCTGCCTCGCGCTGCTCTGCGAGGGGAAGACCAATTGCTGCTCGTCGATGCGGAGTCGTCGACGGTTCATCTACGCCAGGTCGAGGTGCTACGCGCCATCGGAGATCGCATCCTGGTTGGCGAAGGCCTCGAGGAGGGCGAGCAGGTGGCCACACGGGCTCTCGCCATGCTGGTCGAGGGCATGGAAGTTCGCTCCGAGCCCATGCGAACGGAGCCTGGATCGTGA
- a CDS encoding SDR family oxidoreductase, whose protein sequence is MPRLSQLSRSIAGRIALITGAASGMGRATAHLFSDEGAKVAVCDLNEEGTAAVVKEIRGAGGEAIGLPCDVSDRKAAAELVYRVVEHFGGLQILINNAGISPGTALDAEEFSAVWDRTLAVNLTAHVELIRAALPHLQADRAGRIVNIASTEGLGATAGIPNYTASKHGVVGLTKSLAVQLGAQGVTVNCVCPGPIRTGMTAAIPDPMKEKFARRRVPAKRYGEPEEVAHATLSLVLPAASFINGAILPVDGGLVIQNT, encoded by the coding sequence ATGCCGCGCCTAAGCCAGCTCAGCCGCTCCATTGCAGGTCGAATTGCTCTCATCACGGGGGCCGCCAGCGGCATGGGGCGAGCGACGGCCCACCTGTTTTCCGACGAAGGCGCAAAGGTCGCCGTCTGCGACCTGAACGAGGAAGGCACCGCAGCGGTGGTGAAGGAGATCCGGGGCGCCGGCGGTGAGGCGATCGGCCTCCCCTGCGATGTTTCCGACCGCAAGGCAGCAGCCGAACTCGTCTATCGGGTCGTGGAGCACTTCGGCGGCCTCCAGATCCTCATCAACAACGCTGGGATCAGTCCAGGCACCGCGCTCGATGCGGAGGAGTTTTCGGCAGTCTGGGATCGGACGCTGGCTGTGAACCTCACGGCGCACGTCGAACTGATCCGCGCCGCATTGCCTCATCTACAGGCGGATAGGGCTGGACGGATCGTCAACATTGCGTCGACGGAGGGCCTCGGCGCGACCGCCGGCATTCCCAACTACACGGCCAGCAAGCACGGGGTCGTGGGGCTCACGAAATCACTCGCGGTGCAACTCGGCGCCCAGGGTGTGACCGTCAACTGCGTGTGCCCGGGGCCCATTCGTACCGGCATGACGGCCGCCATCCCGGACCCGATGAAGGAGAAGTTCGCGCGTAGGCGTGTTCCGGCGAAGCGCTACGGGGAGCCGGAGGAGGTCGCGCACGCGACGCTATCCCTCGTGCTTCCCGCCGCATCGTTCATCAACGGTGCAATCCTCCCGGTCGACGGTGGTCTCGTCATCCAGAACACCTAG
- a CDS encoding D-glycerate dehydrogenase codes for MKRLSVFLASRLLEEIQRDFDEAFDTIHVDTREPARNLAEMDSSFDALLVSIDTPLPAREIEMLPDSVRAIATYSVGTDHIDLAAAKRRGIAVFNTPGVLSDSVAENAIFLMLGAARRATESITLLRSGAWEGWSATQLVGTELFGKRLGIVGLGDIGGRIALRAQAFGMEILYTNRKPLPANHHVRGHFFDSPAALIAESDIFLLACPSTPETLRLVDARLLARARPGLILVNIARGDLVDDEALIEALRDGRVGAAGLDVFSGEPEVDPAFFGLPNLFMLPHIGSSTIEARRRMGKILIAALESWAQGGSPKSQVCG; via the coding sequence TTGAAGAGACTATCCGTCTTCCTGGCGTCACGGCTTCTCGAGGAGATCCAAAGGGATTTCGATGAAGCCTTCGATACGATCCATGTCGACACGCGGGAGCCAGCAAGAAATCTCGCCGAGATGGATTCGTCCTTCGATGCGCTTCTGGTCTCGATCGACACACCGCTTCCGGCGCGAGAAATCGAAATGCTGCCCGATTCTGTGCGGGCCATTGCAACCTATTCCGTGGGCACAGACCACATCGATCTCGCTGCCGCGAAGCGCAGGGGCATCGCCGTCTTCAACACGCCCGGTGTGCTTTCCGACTCCGTCGCCGAGAATGCCATCTTCTTGATGCTAGGCGCAGCGCGCAGGGCAACCGAGAGCATCACTCTACTTCGAAGCGGCGCATGGGAGGGCTGGAGTGCGACCCAGCTCGTGGGCACCGAACTTTTCGGCAAGCGGCTTGGAATCGTCGGGCTCGGCGATATTGGCGGACGAATCGCGCTCCGCGCCCAGGCATTCGGAATGGAGATCCTCTACACGAACCGCAAGCCGCTCCCCGCAAACCATCACGTCCGTGGACACTTCTTCGATTCTCCTGCTGCACTGATCGCCGAGTCGGATATCTTCCTGCTCGCTTGTCCCTCCACACCCGAGACCCTTCGATTGGTCGATGCAAGACTGCTGGCGCGGGCGCGGCCAGGACTCATCCTGGTGAACATCGCCCGTGGCGACCTGGTGGATGACGAGGCCCTGATCGAGGCCCTGCGCGACGGACGAGTCGGCGCGGCGGGCCTCGACGTGTTCTCCGGTGAACCCGAAGTCGACCCGGCCTTCTTCGGGTTGCCCAACCTGTTCATGCTGCCCCATATCGGCAGCTCTACGATCGAAGCCCGGCGCCGAATGGGGAAGATCCTCATCGCGGCACTCGAGTCCTGGGCCCAGGGGGGCTCCCCGAAGAGCCAGGTGTGCGGATAG
- a CDS encoding CoA transferase, with the protein MPHQRTPQGEKAALPVHNVGGPLAGLRVVELSNEITGPYAGKLFADAGADVVKVEPLLGDPLRRWTASGQALGKHESGALFEYLNSGKRGIVADLGSEADRDVVRQLALGADVVIESFGPGGAESFGLGWDAIHAKNPHTTLVSISPWGSAGPWAGRPSTEFTLQAATGSTGQRGLPSRGPVGSGGRIGEWIPGVYAAVGGLTGWLSARRTGNGHHVDLSMFECLCLCMTIFHDLNSQFFPGPLPQSIDTPSIEPAKDGWVGLCTVTGQQWKDFCALIGQAELAEDMRFYDAKARMEHIDFIHGIVHAYTQEHTVDEIIELMSLARIPVNPLGNGQTLLEMDHLKERQVFLENPAGFRQPRPPYRLGSDKRILEVRPAPGLGEHTDEIRTELTAPNPAPPEGGGPLPFEGLRVLDLTAFWAGPVGTSYLAELGADVIKLESIQRPDAMRFAGSVMNETMWEFNPIHHGCNSSKRNLTLHLDSEEGMALARQLMAKADVVVENFSPRVMENWGLDWETIHELNPRTILVRMPSFGLDGPWRDRVGFAMNIEQVSGLAWLTGYDDLPLVVRGACDPMGGQHAVFALMLALEERRRTGEGQLVEVPLMEPALNITAEQVIEWSAYGELALREENRGPAAAPQGVYPCSDRDEMDAGPGWVAIAVATDEQWEALRRALGDPAWARDPVLATREGRREAHDAIDRELRRWTSGRERHAAAETMRAAGVPAEECINPHNLFPNPQLEHRGFFQVMEHSLVGPVRYPGLPMGFSGLPRALRRAPTPLLGQHNEEILGEELGLSDGEIEKLRDSKVIGTRPAFMEAED; encoded by the coding sequence ATGCCTCACCAGCGAACACCCCAAGGAGAGAAGGCCGCCTTGCCTGTACACAACGTCGGTGGACCCCTGGCGGGGTTACGGGTCGTCGAGCTCTCGAACGAGATCACCGGGCCGTATGCGGGCAAGCTCTTCGCCGACGCCGGTGCGGACGTCGTCAAGGTCGAACCGCTCCTCGGCGATCCCCTGCGACGCTGGACCGCTTCTGGGCAAGCGCTTGGCAAGCACGAGAGCGGCGCCCTCTTCGAGTACTTGAATTCTGGCAAGCGAGGAATCGTCGCCGATCTCGGGAGCGAGGCGGATCGCGATGTCGTTCGCCAGCTCGCGTTGGGCGCGGATGTGGTGATCGAGAGCTTCGGCCCGGGCGGTGCGGAGAGCTTCGGGCTCGGCTGGGATGCGATCCATGCGAAGAACCCCCACACGACGCTCGTCTCGATCTCTCCGTGGGGCAGCGCGGGCCCCTGGGCAGGTCGGCCTAGCACCGAGTTCACGCTCCAGGCAGCAACCGGCTCGACCGGGCAACGCGGGTTGCCGTCGCGAGGTCCGGTGGGCTCCGGCGGCCGCATCGGCGAATGGATCCCCGGAGTCTACGCGGCCGTCGGCGGCCTGACCGGCTGGCTCTCGGCGCGGCGGACTGGGAATGGCCACCACGTCGACCTCTCGATGTTCGAATGCCTCTGCCTGTGCATGACGATCTTTCACGATCTGAACTCGCAATTCTTCCCCGGCCCCCTGCCCCAGTCGATCGATACCCCCTCCATCGAACCTGCGAAGGACGGCTGGGTGGGCCTGTGCACGGTCACCGGCCAGCAGTGGAAGGACTTCTGCGCATTGATCGGCCAGGCAGAATTGGCCGAGGACATGCGCTTCTACGACGCCAAGGCACGGATGGAGCACATCGATTTCATCCACGGAATCGTCCACGCCTACACCCAGGAGCATACGGTCGACGAGATCATCGAGCTGATGAGTCTGGCGCGAATCCCGGTCAATCCGCTCGGCAACGGCCAAACGCTGTTGGAGATGGATCATTTGAAGGAGCGTCAGGTCTTCCTGGAAAACCCGGCCGGCTTCCGACAACCGCGCCCGCCCTATCGCCTGGGCAGTGATAAGCGGATCCTCGAGGTTCGGCCGGCACCGGGACTGGGTGAGCACACGGACGAGATCCGAACCGAGCTCACGGCGCCGAATCCTGCCCCACCCGAGGGAGGGGGACCTCTGCCTTTCGAAGGCTTGCGCGTGCTCGACCTCACGGCCTTCTGGGCTGGGCCGGTTGGAACGAGCTACCTGGCTGAGCTCGGGGCCGACGTGATCAAGCTCGAGTCCATCCAGCGCCCCGATGCCATGCGCTTCGCCGGCTCGGTGATGAACGAAACGATGTGGGAGTTCAACCCGATCCACCACGGTTGCAACTCGAGCAAGCGCAACCTCACACTTCACCTCGACTCCGAGGAAGGGATGGCGTTGGCCAGGCAATTGATGGCCAAGGCCGACGTCGTCGTCGAGAACTTCTCACCGCGGGTGATGGAGAACTGGGGACTCGACTGGGAAACGATTCACGAACTGAATCCACGCACGATCCTTGTTCGCATGCCTTCGTTTGGTCTCGATGGTCCTTGGCGAGATCGTGTCGGCTTCGCCATGAACATCGAGCAGGTGAGCGGCCTCGCCTGGCTGACGGGCTATGACGATCTTCCCCTGGTCGTGCGGGGCGCTTGCGATCCGATGGGAGGGCAGCACGCGGTCTTCGCGCTCATGCTTGCGCTCGAGGAGAGGCGGAGAACAGGCGAAGGGCAGTTGGTGGAGGTCCCGCTCATGGAGCCGGCTCTCAACATCACCGCGGAGCAGGTCATCGAGTGGTCCGCCTACGGTGAGCTGGCCCTACGCGAGGAGAACCGCGGGCCCGCAGCAGCACCCCAAGGTGTCTACCCATGCTCGGATCGGGACGAGATGGATGCGGGGCCGGGTTGGGTCGCGATTGCCGTGGCCACGGATGAACAATGGGAAGCCCTTCGGCGTGCACTCGGCGATCCAGCTTGGGCGCGAGACCCGGTGCTGGCCACGAGGGAGGGACGGAGGGAGGCTCACGACGCGATCGACCGGGAGCTCCGCCGCTGGACTTCTGGGCGCGAACGCCACGCTGCGGCGGAAACAATGCGTGCTGCCGGGGTGCCGGCCGAAGAATGCATCAACCCGCACAACCTGTTCCCGAACCCCCAGCTCGAACACCGGGGCTTCTTCCAGGTCATGGAGCACTCCCTCGTCGGACCGGTCCGCTACCCGGGCCTTCCGATGGGCTTTTCCGGATTGCCCCGCGCGCTGCGGCGAGCTCCGACACCGCTGCTCGGCCAGCATAACGAGGAAATCCTGGGCGAAGAGCTGGGTCTTTCCGATGGCGAGATCGAGAAGCTGCGCGACAGCAAGGTGATCGGGACGCGCCCGGCGTTCATGGAGGCGGAGGACTAG